The Gloeobacter morelensis MG652769 genome contains the following window.
ACACCGCTTCATTGCACTCGGCAAAGAACGCCTGCAGCGCTTCCGCCTGATCCGGCGGGCACGCCAGGACAAGTCCCAGCCCGAGATTGAACGTCATTTGCATATCCACTTCGCCAACAGCGCCGGTCCGGGCCAGCCAGTCGAATATCCGGGGCACCGGCCAACTGGCCCGCTCCAGCCGGGCACCGAGCCCACCCAGGGCGCGCGGCACATTCTCGACAAGGCCGCCCCCGGTAATGTGGGCGATTCCGCGGATGTCAAAACCGGCCTGCAAAGCTGCGCGCACCGGTTTGACATAGATGCGGGTGGGGGTGAGTAGGATTTCGCCCAGGGAAGCGCAGAGCGCTTCCGGTCGGTGGTGCCAGTCCAGACCCGACAGCTCGACAATGCGCCGCACCAGACTGAAGCCGTTGCTGTGCACGCCGCTGCTTGCCAGCCCCAACAGCACATCGCCCACCTGCACGCGGCTGCCGTCGATAATTTGGCTTTTCTCGACAATCCCGACACAGAACCCGGCCACGTCGTACTCGCCCGCCGCGTAAAATCCGGGCATCTCCGCCGTTTCACCGCCTAGCAGTGTGCAGCCCGCCTCCAGGCAGCCTGCTGCGATCCCTTCGACCACCCCGGCCAGTTGCGCCGGGGAGAGTTTGCCCGTGGCCAGGTAATCAAGAAAAAACAGCGGCTCCGCCCCCTGGGCGAGCACGTCGTTGGCGCACATCGCCACGCAGTCGATGCCGATCGTATCGTGGCGATCGAGGGCGAAGGCGAGTTTGAGCTTGGTACCCACCCCATCGGTACCCGCCACCAGCACCGGCTCGCGGTAGCCCGCGGGCAAGGCGAACAGCCCACCGAAGCCGCCCAGCCCACCCAGTTGCTCCGGCCTGCGGGTGCGCTCCACCGCCCCCCGGATGCGGGCCACAAATTCATACCCCGCCTCGACATCTACCCCCGCTGATTTGTAATCCATGCGCTTTTTGGGCCTCTGTAGGTAACCCCCATTCTGAAGCAAGCTTCATTGCTGCGAATAGTTGCCCAGATATCGCACAAACTCCAACATCGGATGGACCGCATTGCACAGCCGCAGATCGGCGGTCACAAACTCTGCTTCCATCTGTTCTGCCAGAGCCAGGTAAAGAGCGTCGTACACTGTCCGCTGAAAAATACCAGCCAGTTGATAGGCTCTTGGCAACAAGTTCTGCACCTTCACCAGAGGCAGTTCAAGCGCCAGCAGATGGGAGACGATCTGTGCACCCTCTTCATAGGTCACCAATGCATTGCGTTGCTTCTTCCAGACGACATTGCCGACTTCAGTCAGCAGGAGTGTCGGTGCGATCAGTTCTACATTCGAGCTTTCCCAGGCCCGGCGAAGGGCCAGAGCCTGCCCGGTCAGAACCTCCGGGAAAAACCACTTCACCACAGTGCTGCTGTCGACGACCAGCCACATCAGCGCTCTCGATCTTCAGCGATATCTTCAGTGGAATCAGGCAACAAGCCAATGCGGGCGACAATCGCTTCGCGCTGACGGTCAATTTGCTCCAGCACACTGGCGGCCGGTCGACGATGCCGACGGGTGGCTTGCTCCAGCAACACCAGGATTTGCTGGTTGATCGAGCGGCGCTCGCGACCGGCCATCTGTTTGATCTGCTCGTAGACATCGTCGGGTATGTCGCGCAGGCTGATATTGACCATCGGGGCCAATCCAAAGGCATTTCACTGCAATAATACTAGCAATACACCAAAATGCTACCGCAGATCATCGAGGCGTCCAGGTGCAAGAAGTTAAGCGCGCCGGTCTTCGCCCCATGCTCGGCCAGCAGCAAGGCGCTTGCTCTCCCGATGCCCAAAGCTGCGCCGGTGATAAGCGCTACTTTCCCTGCCAGTTGCATCGATCCTGCCGGTCGGTTTTCCCTCCACTATGTCAGGAAAACAACACACTGCGGTGAAGAGATCCTCGATACAAAGCGATCCCCTGTCGGCGAATTTGACAGAGCTTGAATTTGTGCAATGGATCAACCATTTTCCAGTAAAGTGTCACTCAACCCCTTACCTCGCAGTCGAAGGTCCATGCCGCCATCGCATCCCCCGAAAAGGCAAGACGTTCTGAGCGTATTTTCAACTTTTTTAGATATTTCTCCCGAAGCCGCCGCTTTGTGGGTACCGGACCACCGGTTGCGCCGCAGTGCCCAAATACTGCTGGCCGGAGATGTGACGGGGCGCGCGGGTGCCGACGGCCGCGCGCGCGGTTTGCTTTCCCAGTGGCAGCGGCAGCCTTGTCCGGGACTGGCGCGCCTGCATCTGATCGCCTACCTGCAAGAATCGTGCTACTGGGCGGCCTGGAAAGTCTGCGAAAATCGACCGGCGGCGCGCTCCCAGCTGACGGATTTGTTTCAGGCGGGAATTGTCAAAGTCGATGTCATCCTCACCAAGTTCAACGTCGAACTGGGCTTTGGGCTCGACAGCTACGCATTCAACAGTTTCAAAAACACGATCCGTCACGAATTGAACCGGCGCGAGTTGAGTTCGGCCAACTGCAGCAGCGACTGGTCACTTTTGCGCCACACGGGACGCGAGTCGCTCGGCACCGCCCTGCGCCACGCCAATCACCCGGATGCGGAAATCGAGCGTTACGTGCTGGCCTGGCTGAGTTACCAGCGCCTGTACGTTCCTGCCGATGCGTCGCGCACCCGCCGCCTGAGGGGCCCAGACGCCGCCACCTGGGACTTGATTGCCCAAGATTTTAACCGCCAACGCCCGCTGCACCTGCCGCCAGCGAGCCCGACTGCCGAAGCGGCCGATATCGCCCGCTGGATGCGCCTGTGCGCCGAGGCGCTGCGCGCCTACCGTCCGCGCTTTGTGTCCATCGACGCTCCCCGGGCGGATCTGGAGGGCACCGCCGAGCCGCTCGCCATTCCCACCGAATCGGCCTTCGACGCGGTGCAGCGCCAGGAGGAGCGCGAGTATGCAGAAGCGATCAACCAGGTGCTGTGCTGTGCCCTCGACGGGCTCGACCCTGCCAAGCGCCGCCTGCTCGACCTTTACCATGGGGAAGAGTTGGGCCAGAAGCAAATTGCCCGGCAAATCGGCAAAGATCAAGGAACGGTGTCCAGACAACTCACGCGCTGCCGGGGGGAGTTGGTGGTCGCCCTTGCAAAATGGAGTCAGGAAAAATTGAATATTTCCCTCACCTGTGAGGTATTAAAAAGATTAGAAGCGGTGGTGGACGAGTGGTTGTGCGAGCACTACGGTCAAACCCGCCGCTGGCAACAGGAGAGTGCCTCCGAATGACCCAAGAAAACAGCCCCCTGCTGTTCGACGATCCCACTGCCCTGTGTCTGGAAATTTCCGAAGCGGACCAGGAGCGGGCCTGGCGCGAGTGCGCCAATGTTACCCATCCGGTTTCCCACTGGCGGGCATTTCGCAATCGCCTGACCCTCGCGGTACTGCTGCCCTGGATCCGCGAGGATATCGATCCCCACGCGGCGGTCTGGCCTGCGCCCACGGCCCTGTCAGCCTTCTGGGATCTAGTCGGCGGTACGGCCTTGACAGCGAACGGCAAGCGCTGGGTAATCTGTCTCGACGAGACCGACGGGACCGCCCCTGTGCACATCCCTCAGGAGTGGCTCGACATCCCTGCCTGGGCGGCCGACTATTATCTGCTGGTCCATCTCGACCTCGCAGGCCAGTTGCTGCGGGTATCGGGTTGGGCGACGCACCGACAGATCAAAACCCTAGGCCGCTTCGACCCGCGCGATCGCACCTATTGCGTGGAAGAGTCACTTATTCAGACCGGGTTGGGCAGCCTCTGGGCGATCACGGCCGGAGGACTTCTTCTTGCAGAACCTACTCGCGCCGCTATGCCTGAGGTGCCAGGATTGACTGTATCCCAAGCCCGCGCACTCATCGAACGGCTGGGTAACCCTAAAATTTCCGAACCTCGCCTAGAAGTCCCCTTTGAGCAGTGGGCCGCCCTGATTTCCCACGACGGCTGGTGCCAGGGACTCTACGCCCACCGCCGGGGTCTGCCGCCCCAATGGTCGGTACTGGAGTGGCTTAAAAACGGCGTATCAGAACTGGCCCGCGAAGCTGGTTGGTCGGCCGCAGCCACCGTGGGCGCCGAAGCTAGGAGTGCTGGATCTAATCTGGTGTTTTTCTCTCGCGTCCTCTCGATCGCGGACAAGACCTGCGAACTATGTATCGAGCAGATTACCCCTGGCGTCTGGCGCTTCCGCCTGCGCACTACACTCTGGAACAGCCGCTTGCCGGCTGGCACGACGTTGCGGCTTTTGACTGAGAATCTGCAGAGCTTTGAAAATAACGAAGTACATGCACGTACAGCAGTTGAAGAAATAGCCATAGACTTGACACTCGAAGAAGGAGAAGGAATTGTCTGGGAAATTGAAACAGCTCCCAAACATTTCCAACGGGAGATCCTACAGTTTTAGGGCTCTCTGCGCCGGCATCCTGGAAAGAAAACGCCTTGCTATACTTGGCAAAATCACTGCCCTCTGGGCCAAAAAATTGACATTCTCTCCTGGGCTGCATAAAGTGCCTGCCGGCAGGTATTTAGTTACAGATCCTCCGGTCAACACCGTGCTGGATTGCAAACACTATTGTTTAAAGGAGAGTCGAAATGACATGGTTTACGTTTAGTAATGCTGCCAATTCCGTTGGCTCTTTGCCCAAATGGAAAATCGCAAAAATATATACTCCAGACAATAAACAAGTCCCAGTCTTTAATACGGATGGCTTTGATGAAAACTT
Protein-coding sequences here:
- the purM gene encoding phosphoribosylformylglycinamidine cyclo-ligase; this encodes MDYKSAGVDVEAGYEFVARIRGAVERTRRPEQLGGLGGFGGLFALPAGYREPVLVAGTDGVGTKLKLAFALDRHDTIGIDCVAMCANDVLAQGAEPLFFLDYLATGKLSPAQLAGVVEGIAAGCLEAGCTLLGGETAEMPGFYAAGEYDVAGFCVGIVEKSQIIDGSRVQVGDVLLGLASSGVHSNGFSLVRRIVELSGLDWHHRPEALCASLGEILLTPTRIYVKPVRAALQAGFDIRGIAHITGGGLVENVPRALGGLGARLERASWPVPRIFDWLARTGAVGEVDMQMTFNLGLGLVLACPPDQAEALQAFFAECNEAVFPIGTVGEAAGVVFV
- a CDS encoding type II toxin-antitoxin system VapC family toxin; its protein translation is MWLVVDSSTVVKWFFPEVLTGQALALRRAWESSNVELIAPTLLLTEVGNVVWKKQRNALVTYEEGAQIVSHLLALELPLVKVQNLLPRAYQLAGIFQRTVYDALYLALAEQMEAEFVTADLRLCNAVHPMLEFVRYLGNYSQQ
- a CDS encoding FitA-like ribbon-helix-helix domain-containing protein, giving the protein MVNISLRDIPDDVYEQIKQMAGRERRSINQQILVLLEQATRRHRRPAASVLEQIDRQREAIVARIGLLPDSTEDIAEDRER
- a CDS encoding sigma-70 family RNA polymerase sigma factor; translation: MPPSHPPKRQDVLSVFSTFLDISPEAAALWVPDHRLRRSAQILLAGDVTGRAGADGRARGLLSQWQRQPCPGLARLHLIAYLQESCYWAAWKVCENRPAARSQLTDLFQAGIVKVDVILTKFNVELGFGLDSYAFNSFKNTIRHELNRRELSSANCSSDWSLLRHTGRESLGTALRHANHPDAEIERYVLAWLSYQRLYVPADASRTRRLRGPDAATWDLIAQDFNRQRPLHLPPASPTAEAADIARWMRLCAEALRAYRPRFVSIDAPRADLEGTAEPLAIPTESAFDAVQRQEEREYAEAINQVLCCALDGLDPAKRRLLDLYHGEELGQKQIARQIGKDQGTVSRQLTRCRGELVVALAKWSQEKLNISLTCEVLKRLEAVVDEWLCEHYGQTRRWQQESASE
- a CDS encoding DUF1822 family protein, translating into MTQENSPLLFDDPTALCLEISEADQERAWRECANVTHPVSHWRAFRNRLTLAVLLPWIREDIDPHAAVWPAPTALSAFWDLVGGTALTANGKRWVICLDETDGTAPVHIPQEWLDIPAWAADYYLLVHLDLAGQLLRVSGWATHRQIKTLGRFDPRDRTYCVEESLIQTGLGSLWAITAGGLLLAEPTRAAMPEVPGLTVSQARALIERLGNPKISEPRLEVPFEQWAALISHDGWCQGLYAHRRGLPPQWSVLEWLKNGVSELAREAGWSAAATVGAEARSAGSNLVFFSRVLSIADKTCELCIEQITPGVWRFRLRTTLWNSRLPAGTTLRLLTENLQSFENNEVHARTAVEEIAIDLTLEEGEGIVWEIETAPKHFQREILQF